From one Eucalyptus grandis isolate ANBG69807.140 chromosome 9, ASM1654582v1, whole genome shotgun sequence genomic stretch:
- the LOC104418833 gene encoding BTB/POZ domain-containing protein At1g63850, translating to MAPATNTRKRHRSSSAAASTAATGPASPSAAIRRVSSTSSFSSGASASAASPSPSFDDPSTADVVLCLNHQASPLDAGESSSNSDSRRSDPVQIHLHSSVLHRSQYFDALLSGRWQNRDPPSPSADVLLCNLTVSGPVDAYVTVLSLLYTDDFSSAITSASTALDLLPIALELLFEDCVKSCVRFLEAVPWTEEEESRVINLTPFLKDEESSELLARVSPDNKDSCEEMLFGLIQAAFKNQANMASSKVASSKAFVAKILREISNRDVARRVLERAFTERLKVVKESLEEYSSPDFREDHDETEAIQRLHLHMATTNGRHLLWLVERMIELRVAEAAAKEWSEQPNFTADLLKAFVDESWMCIVPGFPAVMMRCTLKLAQAITAGNILAARQVRMKLVEDWLPVVIVCKDKGLATLCSSKSIYSDLEETFLSIISTLPMSDAQLLLQKCLCFSTRSTEDCPHLVTAFNTWFRRASQTVVPENRQ from the exons ATGGCGCCGGCCACCAACACGAGGAAGCGGCACCGCagttcctccgccgccgcctccaccgccgccaccggccCCGCCTCCCCCTCCGCCGCCATCAGGCGCGTCTCCTCCACGtcctccttctcctccggcGCCTCCGCGTCCGCCGCCTCGCCCTCCCCGTCCTTCGACGATCCCTCCACCGCCGACGTCGTCCTCTGCCTCAACCACCAGGCCTCGCCGCTCGACGCCGGGGAGTCTTCCTCCAACTCGGACTCGAGGCGCTCCGATCCCGTGCAGATCCACCTCCACTCCTCCGTCCTCCACCGTTCCCAGTACTTCGACGCCCTCCTCTCCGGCCGGTGGCAGAACCGCGatcccccctccccctccgccGACGTCCTCCTTTGCAACCTCACCGTCTCCGGCCCGGTCGACGCGTACGTGACCGTCCTTAGCCTCCTCTACACGGATGACTTCTCCTCGGCGATCACCTCCGCTTCCACCGCTCTCGATCTCCTCCCCATCGCGCTGGAGTTGCTCTTCGAGGACTGCGTCAAATCCTGCGTCAGGTTCCTCGAAGCCGTGCCGTGgaccgaggaggaggagtccAGGGTCATAAACCTCACCCCGTTCCTCAAAGACGAGGAATCGAGCGAACTCCTCGCTAGGGTTTCGCCGGATAACAAGGATTCCTGCGAGGAAATGCTCTTCGGATTAATCCAGGCCGCGTTCAAGAACCAGGCGAACATGGCCTCCTCGAAGGTGGCCTCCTCGAAGGCCTTCGTCGCGAAGATCCTGAGGGAGATCTCCAACCGCGACGTGGCACGGAGAGTTCTCGAGAGAGCGTTCACGGAGAGGCTTAAGGTCGTGAAGGAGTCGTTGGAGGAGTATTCGAGTCCGGACTTCAGAGAGGATCATGACGAGACGGAGGCCATACAGAGGCTGCACTTGCACATGGCAACGACGAACGGGAGGCATTTGCTGTGGCTGGTGGAGAGGATGATCGAGTTGCGAGTGGCGGAGGCTGCAGCGAAGGAGTGGAGTGAGCAGCCAAATTTCACGGCCGATTTGCTGAAGGCTTTCGTGGATGAATCGTGGATGTGCATCGTGCCAGGCTTCCCGGCCGTGATGATGCGATGCACATTGAAGCTTGCTCAAGCGATTACCGCCGGGAATATTTTGGCTGCTAGACAG GTCCGCATGAAGCTTGTAGAAGATTGGCTTCCGGTTGTAATTGTGTGCAAGGACAAGGGTTTGGCTACGCTTTGCAGTTCCAAGTCTATTTACTCAGACCTGGAGGAAACGTTTTTGTCGATAATTTCGACGCTGCCCATGTCTGATGCGCAGTTGCTACTGCAAAAATGCCTCTGCTTCTCTACTCGTAGTACCGAAGATTGCCCTCACTTGGTCACAGCCTTTAACACATGGTTCCGCCGTGCGAGTCAAACCGTCGTTCCAGAGAATCGACAGTAG
- the LOC104418834 gene encoding uncharacterized protein At1g01500 — protein MENSHETSNGHGPTDNGHMTPLRRTLYQPGINPALSWLDIKVFYVRISKCEVDDMTPENLTLNHIPLNHDTLLEVNGVRTGIYSDGVSTILRRDRLDKKSEEVIFVSTDSIRMTNSVKFEVFDRDALVLSGVLELCSTNGFIQEPRNFVHGWSLTCETDITMGSGFFRGRQLMGPDSGSPTIEVYVAGSFSGTPIILTKTLQIGFRKKHSRNGMLDTIPEYESTESQEDVASTLPLQMEDYPYSDHKPECEEYGHHMYSGSEYLEGEDGELSWFNAGVRVGVGIGLSVCIGVGLGVGLLIRTYQGTTRTFRRRLL, from the exons ATGGAGAATTCACATGAGACATCAAATGGACATGGACCAACTGATAATGGTCATATGACCCCTTTGAGGCGCACTCTATATCAACCCGGTATAAATCCAGCATTATCTTGGTTAGATATAAAAGTCTTTTATGTCCGTATTAGCAAATGTGAGGTTGATGATATGACACCTGAAAACCTCACTCTGAACCATATCCCTCTGAACCACGACACTTTATTAGAAGTAAATGGGGTCAGAACTGGGATTTATTCTGATGGAGTTTCGACCATTCTTAGAAGGGATCGGTTGGATAAGAAGTCTGAAGAAGTTATATTTGTGAGTACTGATAGCATAAGGATGACAAACAGTGTGAAGTTTGAGGTTTTCGACAGGGATGCTCTGGTGTTGTCTGGGGTTCTAGAATTGTGTAGCACAAATGGGTTTATCCAAGAACCGAGAAATTTTGTCCATGGGTGGAGCTTGACTTGTGAGACAGATATAACAATGGGCAGTGGCTTCTTCCGAGGAAGACAGCTCATGGGTCCAGACTCAGGTTCACCCACAATTGAAGTTTATGTGGCAGGGTCATTCTCAGGCACACCTATCATATTGACTAAGACTTTGCAGATTGGTTTCCGCAAAAAGCACTCCAGGAATGGGATGCTAGATACAATTCCAGAGTATGAGTCAACTGAGTCTCAGGAAGATGTTGCTTCTACACTTCCTTTGCAG ATGGAGGACTACCCATACTCAGACCACAAACCGGAATGCGAGGAATATGGCCACCACATGTACTCAGGTTCAGAATACTTGGAGGGAGAAGATGGAGAGCTGTCGTGGTTCAATGCAGGCGTAAGGGTGGGCGTTGGGATTGGTCTTAGTGTTTGTATTGGGGTCGGATTAGGAGTCGGATTGCTCATTCGAACTTATCAAGGGACGACCCGCACCTTCAGGAGGAGGTTACTCTGA
- the LOC104418835 gene encoding protein NONRESPONDING TO OXYLIPINS 2, mitochondrial isoform X2, with amino-acid sequence MASFCRQALTVSSRSLASKSKSSLQKSLDERRISALLRSTSRSAPRASRVVSALGSVESLMPLHSAIASARLKSNIAVDTRCWSWLSQDFAVPR; translated from the exons ATGGCTTCTTTCTGCAGGCAGGCGCTGACGGTGAGCTCAAGATCACTCGCCTCCAAATCCAAGTCCTCGCTCCAGAAATCCCTAGACGAGAGGCGCATCTCAGCTCTTCTCCGTTCAACGTCAAGATCCGCGCCCCGCGCTTCCAG GGTGGTTTCGGCTTTGGGTAGCGTGGAGTCGCTAATGCCCCTCCACAGCGCCATCGCCTCGGCTCGGCTCAAGTCGAACATCGCCGTCGATACTCGTTGCTGGAGCTGGCTTTCTCAGG ACTTTGCAGTTCCTCGGTGA
- the LOC104418835 gene encoding protein NONRESPONDING TO OXYLIPINS 2, mitochondrial isoform X1 — protein MASFCRQALTVSSRSLASKSKSSLQKSLDERRISALLRSTSRSAPRASRVVSALGSVESLMPLHSAIASARLKSNIAVDTRCWSWLSQGMAEPL, from the exons ATGGCTTCTTTCTGCAGGCAGGCGCTGACGGTGAGCTCAAGATCACTCGCCTCCAAATCCAAGTCCTCGCTCCAGAAATCCCTAGACGAGAGGCGCATCTCAGCTCTTCTCCGTTCAACGTCAAGATCCGCGCCCCGCGCTTCCAG GGTGGTTTCGGCTTTGGGTAGCGTGGAGTCGCTAATGCCCCTCCACAGCGCCATCGCCTCGGCTCGGCTCAAGTCGAACATCGCCGTCGATACTCGTTGCTGGAGCTGGCTTTCTCAGG GAATGGCAGAACCATTGTGA
- the LOC104418837 gene encoding transcription termination factor MTERF2, chloroplastic: MILHFSLRSTLPPGHHQTMLLHLPFPSNSATSFRLFSCLHRSPENASAGAAAAAAGNSSPDHPVLRTHNSKSTSLLRRHLSPQAPEPSPIPNQLDIPPQDRIELLETSLSAKRRPQFPGSIYAGSPSDADGGASSRPPLRTLFRDGTDGDGGGDVGDEEMIVRAIEIRRKVTAEILKEAMRKGKFGITYIDNLVERVPAFIDWVMIEAAAMKRLPEFVESSFNVRAKAVVQDSNFVPLIRWLKHNSLSYPQIGKLICMSRGNLESIRQFAEWLKSTNVKGRFVGVALMKAGDNILERGTDELDEMVQYLEDNGVRREWMGYVVSRSPQLLSYSMEEVKSRVAFYLDMGMNENDFGTMVFDYPKALGHFTMEEMNQKVHYLKEFGLNIEEVGKLLAFKPQLMSCSIDDRWKPLVKYLYYLGISRDGMRRMLVIKPMIFCLDLEKVIAPKVLFFRDIGIRDDAIGKMLVKFPPLLTYSLYKKIRPVVIFLMTKAGVTEKNIAKVIALGPELLGCSIANKLEISLKYFLSLGIRVRQLGEMIADFPMLLRYNVDILRPKYRYLRRTMVRPLEDLIEFPRFLSYSLEGRIIPRHVVLVENRINMKLRYMLAGTDEEFEQRVKDAVERRHNFESRVSSKNLSNSFVPDRQLERNAVGYTQTEITYSNSQESELFYCSDSVDSSSSDEHRSSSLLH; the protein is encoded by the exons ATGATCCTGCATTTCAGTTTACGCTCCACACTCCCTCCCGGCCACCATCAAACCATGCTTCTCCACCTTCCATTTCCTTCCAATTCCGCCACCTCCTTCCGCCTCTTCTCCTGCCTCCACCGCTCCCCGGAGAACGCCTccgccggcgccgccgccgccgccgccgggaataGCTCGCCGGACCACCCCGTCCTCCGCACACACAACTCCAAGTCGAcctccctcctccgccgccacctCTCTCCGCAAGCGCCAGAGCCCTCCCCGATCCCGAACCAACTCGACATCCCGCCCCAAGACAGAATCGAGCTCCTGGAAACTTCTCTCTCCGCCAAACGAAGGCCTCAGTTCCCCGGCTCCATCTACGCCGGGTCTCCGAGCGACGCGGACGGCGGCGCTTCTTCGCGGCCCCCTCTGCGGACTCTCTTTCGCGACGGGActgacggcgacggcggcggcgatgtCGGCGACGAGGAGATGATAGTGCGCGCGATCGAGATTCGGAGGAAGGTGACTGCTGAAATTCTCAAGGAAGCGATGAGGAAGGGCAAGTTCGGGATCACTTACATCGACAATCTGGTGGAGAGGGTGCCGGCGTTCATCGATTGGGTTATGATTGAGGCTGCCGCGATGAAGCGGTTGCCGGAGTTTGTGGAGTCTTCCTTTAATGTTCGCGCGAAGGCTGTTGTGCAGGACTCTAATTTTGTGCCACTTATAAG GTGGTTGAAACACAACTCTCTGTCGTACCCGCAGATAGGGAAGCTAATATGTATGTCAAGGGGAAATCTTGAGTCAATAAGACAATTTGCTGAGTGGTTGAAGTCCACTAATGTTAAGGGAAGATTTGTCGGGGTTGCTCTCATGAAGGCGGGAGATAATATACTGGAGCGAGGGACTGATGAACTGGATGAGATGGTACAGTATTTAGAGGACAACGGGGTCAGAAGGGAATGGATGGGCTATGTCGTGAGCCGGTCTCCTCAGCTGTTGTCTTACAGCATGGAAGAAGTGAAATCTCGTGTAGCCTTCTACTTGGATATGGGAATGAATGAGAATGATTTCGGCACGATGGTTTTTGACTATCCCAAGGCACTGGGCCACTTTACGATGGAGGAGATGAATCAAAAG GTGCATTATTTGAAAGAGTTTGGTCTCAATATTGAAGAGGTTGGCAAATTGCTAGCCTTTAAGCCTCAACTGATGAGTTGCAGTATTGATGACCGATGGAAGCCTTTGGTAAAGTACTTGTACTACCTTGGAATATCCCGCGATGGTATGAGGAGAATGCTCGTCATTAAACCAATGATATTCTGTCTTGACTTGGAGAAAGTTATTGCACCAAAG GTGCTGTTTTTCCGGGATATAGGCATAAGAGATGATGCTATCGGCAAGATGCTGGTTAAGTTTCCACCATTACTGACGTACAGTCTGTACAAGAAAATCAGACCAGTg GTTATTTTCCTAATGACTAAAGCTGGAGTTACTGAGAAAAATATTGCTAAAGTAATAGCTCTTGGACCCGAGCTTTTGGGATGCAGCATAGCAAACAAGCTTGAGATCAGTTTAAAGTACTTCTTGTCACTTGGCATCAGAGTCCGACAGTTGGGTGAGATGATTGCTGATTTCCCCATGCTCCTCAGATATAATGTAGACATCCTTCGTCCCAAATACCGCTACTTGCGAAGAACTATGGTGCGGCCTTTGGAGGATCTTATTGAGTTTCCGAG GTTTCTCAGCTATTCTCTTGAGGGTCGCATAATTCCTAGGCATGTTGTTCTGGTGGAAAATAGGATTAACATGAAGCTACGCTACATGTTAGCTGGCACTGACGAGGAGTTTGAGCAGAGGGTTAAGGATGCAGTCGAAAGACGACACAATTTCGAGTCTAGGGTTTCAAGCAAGAATCTCTCGAATTCTTTCGTTCCAGATCGACAATTAGAGAGGAATGCGGTGGGTTATACTCAAACCGAGATCACATACTCAAATTCTCAAGAATCTGAACTGTTCTACTGCTCAGACAGTGTTGACAGCTCTAGCAGTGATGAGCATCGTTCGAGTTCATTACTACATTga